The window ctcatgtcagaagaggggggaGTTTCGCaactccagttaaaggtaagattgttgaaaatttagtgtaaggggccccatgtctgtgttcgccttgggcccccaacttGCTAAATCGACCACTGCCCTCATGGAGGGTGCCATCAGCTAGCACACTACTGCTAACCACTtacacattctccctctcctgataacattttactttctttgacatggaatgggctactgctagtttacctgttgaattatTTAGATTCACTCAGATTAagtaaataaagtttatctctgacTAAATTGTTTATcttctaagaaatcacaatgtagccattgaaacactacttggtgtgttgtgttgtgtgtggcgagtaggtgtgtgtgtgtctgctctgtcttctcagtaAGTcgtgctgcttatactgagccaggatcctctggaggtttcttcctgtttaaagggagttttcctctccactgtcgctgcatgcttgcttagtatgaggattgctgtaaatgcattttgctgggttccttatataggaaactttttactgactggcttaatgaactgacctgtattggaatgtttaccttgtgaagtgtcttgagacaactcttgttgtgatgtggcgctttataaataaacagaatcgaacacaaactgttgtttttCTGGACTCTTCTGCTGAATATAGGTGACATATTTTAGATTACGGAGCCCATTTATTAAAATTCTGACTAAATTTGAAACTAGCAGTGATAAAACAGATGCTTACTACAACCTAAGGGTCAGCTGACTAGAATTTTACAAATACACCTGATTTACAGATTTATAAATAGAAATCATTTATACTTAAATATCTCTGGCTCAGACACACCCTGGCTTCACCTTCAGAGAAAACCAAAAAACCTTAGTTGTGCCAAACTGGTGCAGCACAGAAGCAGCACTGCAGCTTCCATCAGTTTCTAAATGAGTTGGAATAAATTCAAGGATCGAAGAAGAAAAGCATCTGGTAACAATCAGATTTATTTCATGACACACAGCCTACATGAACATAAATAGATTAAGAATCCTTCCCCACATAACCCCGGTCATGTCTGTCCTCAGTGGGAGAGCTGCCTGGTGATTGTTTGTTAAATTGGCATATTGCTTTAAATTGTTACCGTTAAATGTTTTATAAAAAAGTTGAATATttagaaaaatatcaaaatagaaACAAAACACCTCAGAGGTCTTTCCACTCCCAACGTCGGGGAGGTTGGCTCCACCGTGTCATCTCTGTGGTCTGTGAGGTGGGCTATGTGGGTGCACGGCAACAGCCGGTCCAGTCCGGTACGGAGGACTGAAGGATCAGAAATCTTTTACTAAAGTGAATCAAACACAACAAAGCACTACAGCTCAGCGCATAGAAACAGAGCGGCTTACTGGTCGGGATTAACTTCAGAGTCCTTGACAAGTTTTAGCCAAATTCAAAGTATTGATTAAAAACGAGTACATTATTCTGGATTTTCTGCTTAGTAAATTGCCGAGATCATCAACACATGATGTCAAGATGCTTAAACTTAATTCACAGTCAGGTAAAAATCACGATTCCTTTATTGTAGTGGTTGACCGTAGACGGTGAACCTTTGAACCCGTGATAACATTTCTTTTTCCAATACCGATCACATCAAAATATCTGAAATGAAAGAACCTGAGCACCCTGGGGATGGGTGGGTTACTCTACCTACCTCTACAAAGCCAGTTCTGAAGCAGAAAAGTGGGAACGGTAGAAGCTCTGCTCTGTGTGTGAAGGAATATAAGAAAACGATAACAATGGGAGGGAACTAAGTGCTAACAAGTGTCCAGGCACTTCACCTTCAGAGTAACACCTGGCACCGAGCGTCGATTAAAAACTACAGTATGACCGTCAAGAACTACAACCATGCACGGATAAACTGGCCCCTCCCTTCTACACATAAGGGTTAAatgcacacagacacaaacaattCACAGATTTAAATCAACATTGAAATGAGTCTCTTCTGACTGCTGCGGAACAGTTACTCAGAAGCTACTGTTTGAGTATACTGCGCCCTTGTGGCGGGAGGAAAAGCTGAAGTCTGGCAAGAGAGAAAGTTCATCATTCCAATTAAAATTGTGTCCCTTGTCCAAATGCTGAGGAGGAAAAGATGTGAGTCAGATTTACTGCTGAAGTCGTAGGTTGCTGGacagggggtgggtggggtgaTCCGGGCATGGCGTCGAACTGCTTAGTCTTTTAGTTGCCGGGGCTTTTGGGAGCACCGGCACCGAGGCCCAGGTAGGTGGCTCCCGTCTCCACGGCACTCTGGACCGGGATGATCACAGCATCTAGGAGGCCTTTCAAGGTGTTGATCTGATCAGCGCTCAGGTTCTGGTGGATGTAGCAGAGAGCACCGACCACCACCACGAGGagcagcagcttcagcaacaCGGACAGAAAGCCTCGCCGCGCGGGCGCTTTGCTCACGGAGCCGCTGGGCTGGGAGAACAACTCGGAGTAGGCGCGCGTCTCTGTGCGAACGCTGTGCTGCACACGGGACTCGTCCAACCAGTACTCACTGGGTTTTAAAGGCCGGCCTGCTGCTCCTCTGATGGGGCGCCTGCAGgttgcactgacaggaaaaaacaGATCGTATCTACTTTAAAGCTCTACTAGCTAGCTTTATCAATTATTACACAAGACGCACGATAATTACCTGATGCCTGTCGGTGTGCTGATCTCATTGGCAAGGATATCTTCAACCACACTCTTGCTGGCCTTTATAGGAGTCTCCTCAATAATTATCTCCTCCACTACCtcttagaaaaaataaaacacgCTCACACACATTGTAACTCTACAAGGTTAGATACTTAGGAACTGTAAGGTGTGACTGACTTTGGTTTGTCGTCTGCTGCTGGTCCTGACGGTGACAGGAGCGTTCCCTCTGCTCCTCATGGGCTTCTCCACCACAGGAACTGGTTCTGGTTCAGGAACAGTAATCTCGTCTAGAAGATGCAAATGaacaaggacaaaaaaaaaaacaaaaaaaaagaggtGAGAAACGTGGCTGACTGTTGTGCTGTAATCTGTGTTCCTACTGAAGCCCAACAACAATGGGCTCTCACCATCTTCTCTATCGCTGTACTGGTCAGAGTTTGTGTTGCCATTCTGGTTGCTGTCTGCTTTGGGGAGAGTTGTGACGTCTGTAGGTGCTTCGGGTTCAGCTGCGGGCTCGtccaaaagcttctgcagcttctTCTCGTACACTCTTCGGGTGGAAGCTAAGAGAACAGAGAAACGTTTGTAAATAACAGATCTGGTGCATACAGGCCACGCTTCAGGAAGAAGAACTTAAAGCATGTCTGAATGCGTACTTGAAGGTTCAAACTTACACAACATGTTATCCAAATACAAACTGTCACTATATTTTCACCTTTTTTATCCTTCCAACATGAAACATTCTGACTTGAGTTCACCTGCTTATAAGTGTCAGGAACTTCGTTAAACTGCAAACATGAACAGAATCAGTTATAGGTGTAACTAATGGACAGTTAATTTAAATTTTTACATGTAAATAAAATTTATCAGATTTTTTAAGTCAGCGTAGTTTAAACACAACATAATATAATGTCCTAAAAGGCTTGAATTAAATTAAAAAGCTGTAAAACTCCTAAAAAACGAACCAGTCAAGAACAGAAATCAATAATTGAATGTTTCCTGTAAGAGTTACAGTGTTGGAGGGAGATGATGTTAAATGCTGCAGCCATAATGTTGTTTTGATGCAATAAAGCACATCAGAAAAACCAcagaatttgaataaataaaaaccctGAACAGATCTGAGTCGTGCAAAGCAGGAGAAAATGGCTGAGTCTGtgaacaaaataaacaaagatCCATGCAAAccttttgaaacatctctgaGATCTAAGGGAGCGTTTTccaatcctggctcctgcatgtTTGAGATGTTTCAcagtttaaacaaacctgatctaaatCAGCAGATCACCAACAGGCTTCTGCTAACTTAATACACAGCTGAGAGATAATTCTATCACtggaatctggtgtgttggagCACGGACGTCTCATAATGCTCAGCGAGGGGTTCTCTGAGGAGCAGCATTGACAATGATTTATTTTAAAGGCTGTTACAGCTGATCACGAGGTTTAGAGATTTCCCATCTCGCTACAGCCATGGTGACTTACACATACAGAACTAATAGTTATGCTCAAAACAACATTTTTTACATTTCTGCTGTGCTGTAATCAATTAGTCAGTTTTCATGCACCTTTTATAAAATAACTCCTTAACATTGTAACGGTTTGTTACAACATGACTAATTTGGAAGAATTTAAAGAACATGTAACAAACATATTTAagaatgttttgtttatttttttacatttgattATCCACACTCAAGGTTTAAGGGAAATGGTTTATTTCACTGTAAGTGGACCatatacatttaaaaacaaactatCACTTCACAAATTTTACTTGATCTTACGGAGTGTTTACAGCAGGTTTAAatgtagttgtgtgtgtgtgtataacggAACTCACCAACAACGGGCCCTGTGTCTAAACCATGTTTTGCCAGCTGTTGCTTCAACTCTTCATCAGTCAGATCTGTCACCTCCACATCCTCACTTCGAGGTTTGTCAGTCTTTTTCGTAGCTTTCTGCAGAAGAAAAAGACAGCCAAACGGGGAAAGGAATCATAAAGACGTAAAAAAAAGTCCAAAACTTTTCAGGCCAAACGAGATATTTTTTACACAGCATacaatttaaaataataaaacctACTCTTCCGGAGCGACTTCTGTTGGACACCACCGGAGGAGGCAGCTCTTCGTCGCTAGAGAAGGTGTCTGCAGGCGGACTCTTCTTGTTGTTCAGCACGGTCAGGTTCTTCAGATACAGCTGCACGTAAACCTCCTTTTTATGCTCCCCGCTCGGTAGAGGCACATTGTTCGCTGTAAGCTCGTTCTTCAGCTTATCTTTCGTAAGAACTGACGGATCTTCCAGAAACTCTGCCATGCTAACTCAGTTTGAAATTAACGCTATTTTTCGTCGCTGCTTGCGGCCCAGGAAGATGATCTAATTCGGcgctacaaaaacaaaaacactgaagACGTAAAGTGGCGCCTACCCGCTGCCGATTTAGCTAGCAGCACAGACGcgcaaaatatgaaaataaacgtACAGTTCTGCTTGTTAGCCCGAAAGAAAACACACTCACAGACAGCTTGGAATTTTCGCAAAAAGATCCACGGTCGTGCTGGGACTAAAACTCGCagagaaatataaaatttccagaaGTAAATTGACTGAGTTAGCTTAGCTTTAAACCGGTCTAGTTGCCTTTGCTCATCTGCGGTCGAAACAGGGCCATGATGTAAACGTCCTCGCTATTGGTCGAAGGGCTGCAGTAAGCTTGAATCTGATTGGCTACCTATGAATGGAACCCTGGCTGACTGCCGCCACAAAGGAAGCTGGGGCTGAGGACTTCGTGTAAATATTTCGCATGAAAATCGTAttctgctttgtttttttctaattATACAATAATCTTCATAGTTAATGTCAAATAATGTAGGTTCAGAGTTTTTGGGATAAGAGCCATTTTAGCAAATACTTTTGCGGTAAATGCATAAGTGTTATTGCAATTTATTAAATAAAACTTATTCGAATTTTTGTTACATTATTATGATTTGTGACTAATAGATGATACTGATAACTTCAGTGGTTAACATGAAATAATGTGGTAAATGTTTGtagaattttttttcttgtgaaacaGAAGAGGGCAGCAGAACCACGTAATTATAAGATAGAGCCTTGCCTCAAAGTCGGCAAATACCAGTGACGTAGGTTATTTAGGTCCAATGTTTAAAGTTTCTATATAAGTATGGACACTGATTCTGGTGGAGATGTGTTTCAGGAAGTGGCTATTATCAGTTTAAAGAAACACAACTGCACCTTGGCTGCACATGTTTAGTCATGAGGACGTATCTGGTGTGTGCTTACTAAAAAAAAGAAGAGACAACTAATTTTTTCTGGAATCCTCTGAGCCATTTAGCTTTTCCAAATGACCTATAATTTGGATTGCAGATTTCCTTCAGTCTTCCTGTTAGAGTTTTAAATAAAATGAGCTGAGAATCATTTGAGTTAGTTGCTTTTGGTCAGATTTTGAAAATGTCATGTACAACATAAATGATAGTgacaaatgacccgcacttgtatagcgcctctcagagtaaggactccaaagtgctatacactacagtgtatcattcatccattcacacacacattcacacactggtggcgatgagctacgatgtagccacagctgccctggggcgcactgacagaggtgaggctgccgagcacaggcgccaccggtccctccgactaccactagcaggcaaggtgggttaagtgtcttgcccagggacacaacagcagaattctctgtctggagccgggatcgagcctgcaacctttcaattactggacatcagctcaacctgttgagctgctgctgccccataTATACATATGTTATTATTCAGAGTCTACACAGTGAATGACTCCGCCATTAACTTATTTGCTCAGTATTAGTTGACAGATGTTGTGGTCATCTTGACTTGACTGACTCCAGAAGTTACCCAATTAAAGACGTACATCCAGtgaagcagaggtgtggactcgagacacatgacttggactcgagtcagactcaagtAATTATTTTgacgacttctgacttgacttgataaaatctataaagactaatgacttgactcggacttgaaagccactgacttgcgacttgaatcaacttgcatctgttgacttgttgacgtgagcatatttgatattttagcacataagtggcacgacatggacaaaaatcataaatcattgttcgttctgggtttgatcttgttctgctaaatgcagcagcactttgtttataataatataatttatttattatcattgtcatttaattgaagttggacagatgacttgattatgacttgaaaattcaaagttaagaacttggacttgacttggacttccacatcattgactttggactcaacttggacttggttctctttgacttggacttgactggaaagacttgtgacttacttgtgacttgcaaagcagtgactttgtCACACCTCTGCAGTGAATACATGAAGAAAGTTAAATTAATGTGTGCCTGGATGTTCAAGAGAAACTTAACTAAAAGACAGACATGACTGACACCAATGGCAAAGTTTGAAGCTAAATGCCGCACAATTGTAGATCTTGGAGTATGTGTTGAGGATGAGCTGTATCTACTTTTTATGGTAGTAAATGAACGTAGCGACCATTTAGCATCAGCTTGATTTCAAAAGTCAATCGGTTGTAAATGTGAAACCAGTGGTTACTTTTGTGTTGAGTTAAAATCTGTCCATGAGCTCATCAAATAAACACAAGCATAGAGAGAcaaaggcaaaaacattatcacccACCTTACAATTCAGTTAAAGTCTGGCCAATTGTTCAGGATTCATCCACATAACAgactcaaaataaaaataaaagacattTTTATGTTGATTGTGGAGAAAACAGCAGTTCTGTTTACTTGGATTTGACAGTGTTAGGATATGTCCTGTTTGCCTTGAGTCTCTGGGCATGCTGGCCCAGTAACAACCCCCCTGTTTTCTGCGGACAGTGGTTTGAGGTGGCGCTAAGTGGCTCCCCACCTGTCCTTCACACTGACCTCTTGGGCTTTCTGGGATGCTGCTGCAGAAACGAAGCAATTGATCCCCACCTCAGCCCCAAACCACACAAAAACACAGCAATTCATGTATAGTTCACCTTTTCCATCGTGGATTTGCCAATGGAGTGTGAGCGTAAAAACTGTTGAGCCCTCGAGAAACACCTCTTAAGCTTTCTTTGTATGTAATTTACACAGAAAATAAGGTTCTGGCCAAAAATCACAGAGAGTGCCTCTTTAAGCATAACAGTCATGGCCTCTGAAAAATTATCAAAGCCTACTCTTTAATCGTCAACATTCGTATTTTCAGAATGAGCTCATTTAAAAAGGAACAGCTCCGCTGATGTCAACCGGTCTGAATATGTGACACATCTTGACAGATTATTTTTAGCTGAATCTAGAGAACAAATGAAACAACTGGCTAATGACAGTCAAACATAATTTATTTGAAAAGAAAAACCAATAAGCAGTTACATAAAGTTGAACAGTCGAATGAATTATTAAATGCTATGTTGTGTTTGGAAAAGACGGTGCATCTCAAATGAACACACTCCAACAGACATGCTCTTGAAAAAAGATTTCTGATCATTTAGAAAAATGTTGAACACAGCCTCCTCAGTTGAGTTTGTCTTGGATTTTCAACAATTTCTAAACACCAATTGAGCCGACCACAGAAGTACCTTAGGAAAAGTCAACCTTTACCACCCAAAGAACGTCTGATCCAATTCCACTGACACAACAGAATACACTCTTGTGAATTAATCAATGTTGCACAGTTCTAGCTTCCCTGTAAGATAGCAGACATGCCCTCCTTTGGACATGGATCTCTTGATTTGTCCAGAATTTCTTTCAAACTGTAACATGTATACATATTAATGTTTGACCATGCACAGCTGTAAAAGGGTCAGTATCCCTGCACTAATCTATCACTATAATCTCTAATCCTCAAAGGATGTTATTACTTACTGCCAAACTAATTTAGATCAAGTCCTGGGCAGTTTCCTGTGCAAAAATGAGGGTAGGATGTGGGCAGTAGGAACAGTGTATTCCAGAGCTGAGATTTGTGTGTCCTGGCCTTGGAACAGCCCTCTAGTAATGCTAACACAGTATATTTTCATCTGTTGACAATCTAAACTCCACTTAAAGGACACACACTTAGTTGTAGACATTTCTGTCAAAAGGAAAAATGAGACTCTCTCCCTGGCCTTGTTGATGCCCATTTGGCTACCTGCCTGTTTGTATCATAAGCACTCCACCATTTATTTGTATTACTATTATGATTTGGGCTTTTCCCGTTTTATTTGGCTCCTGAATACAGAGACACACTTGCTCATGTCCTCACTGAACTTCAGGCAAACATTATTGAGTGTGAAGGCAAGGAAGACGCCCACGCTGAGGCAGCCACGGGACAGCATGTTGGATCATTCAGTGGAAAAAATATCTGCACATTGTCGATACTTTACAAATAATCACAaagataaactagaactgcaagcagttatcaacgggttccaagcccccagcgccagtcgcccacccggccccgccctcaccttcgccagtcctcacgcggtcccgccccaaaaacacgttctcccgccggcgtcccgtcagctcacttcaaccggcgcaatgaaagtaacactcaggatacgtcattaaacctgcaaagcctatacacatatctttcagaggcatggctgacttctcaatcgtgattacaatggaattccactgtttccttattaaagaacgtgaagatttaatgagtgagattatcaaacaatcatctatacatcaacagaatattacagataacataaagacttgataatgtctttagatttaatagattttcaacaaaaacaatgagtttcattttgtgacttactgatcaattgttttaaaaaatcatgaaaaatacataaatcatcataaaattaccaaaatattctcacatggcactgttaacatgcggaataatatgatgttgtttttaaatcagttgactcaaagcttttttgaagaaaaattaggaaatataactataaagttcacaacaaaaatttaaatattcataaaaaaatagtgctactttctataattaggagaaaaatctcagatcaccgtaggtacgtgtggaatgttgttaatggcttatatttactgtatacctaaaaagttttctaacaaaaattaattacgttgttgtccaactatacagaaaaactggtaaaaagttaaaaattaattaaaaatctatgcttttgtacagaaatctcaaaatattcccaggttgcctctgtgacgtgagaattctttttatatttttgttggggtcataaatgtaaaactgtacttacaataaaataatatttgcattagtgtctgtagacaaaaatatgtcctaaaattaaacacaagggggagctcatatcaagacgacatttttttgtttcataaaccacctaagagtgaactttgtagcaaattacaagaaggttgtgagaacagaatttgcgctacaattgctagcctaaaaatgtattttcataaatataaagcgtaaacctcaacatggagctgcggctttcgtgacataagctctagcctatccagctaacacaatctggaaatcttagcctcttacatgcaaataatgatttttaggaaatttttcaaatttgaaattttaaattatcataagccacgcccactttgataaatcattaccatattgataatgtaatcttaagactctatagtgatgacaaccactaagtttcgtgcagatccatttagccagttcagcagtataatttcttcccagttatagcgccccctattgtttaatcaagttgaaaaccaggacatacacttgaattgaccttaggtatgactgttatgaacagctttgaaaaatgtcaaaatcttttgaagttactctaaaaaaactttttcattctccaaaatttaaaaaaaaaaatcatattaaaaaaaataagcaaattatccaaaatcccttcacatcttttggtcagccgctcctcctctcttgtcagggaaagatgtgatgtgattgagtttgacggccgggaggagttaacgaaagtacgttggacttactatgcaaatttctactaatttgcataagtttaaaacattttgtaaaatactcatctaaatttgactgactcaatgaacatactggatgagatcatttgtttttttacgaaagtaatggggagaaacatgccaaaaatatttttggggtaccacagcgccacctattggacaaaattcaaaaaattttctgtgattgtagatgtcattatgactgatatgaattgtaattttctgtatagaatatgtatttttcaggagtaaatgggcgaaaacgtttaaagcctatttatagcctataagccacgcccactttttaatcattttcaaaatatagcttaagggtccgatgattaacatatgtgccaagttctgtggaaatccatcaagccgtttagctgaaacaaactttttgactctttagcgccccctattggtgaatccacacaaaatcgggtagatagggcttaccgctcatacttcataagggtctggagtctcataaatttatcttgagaaatggtgaagatatcatcaattaccacatgtgctagctagcacactgattttgacatggtgtcattagcccaattttcaatatttctgcatttttctttcatcaccacaacttatcttagtccatagatcatatgtacgaagtttgaagttgattcgacgaaaaatgacgaataggtgattaaaagtaagttttgcgttttttgcgatctagcaaaaaatctagttaggcggaaatgggcgtggccaatacaaaaaagatggagaatcacccaaggatcatgtacatataaagtttatgactgtacgacatacggtttgggagctagtagctgaaacgtgttgacctccgcaatagcgccacctaggtgacgcggggtccaaattttcgaaactgagtagcggtcaggattttctatcagactgccatgtcagattttccctggcaatttcaggctcttgcccccataaagatcaagcggagaagaataataaataataatgaaaaatccgtagaaaaacaatagggttccctgccctttgggcttggaaccctaataatgtatCTGTTACGCAGTCAGTAAAGCTGTTTACTGCATTCCCTGGGATCAATTTTTATACATGTGAGAACAGTTCAAGCCGAGCTAACGACCCACCCCCCTTTGAAAAAAATAATTAAGAGATTTAATTACTGCAAGGACTTTTTCAATGACAGAGATTTAACTTACCCAAACGATTTATGCAGCTATATATACACTGAGTTTCTTGGAATTGTTTCTGTGCATATTGCAAAGCAGATTTTTTCCAACGAAATCCCTTCAGAGTTTGTGTAAAATTCCTAGTGGGTTGGTCAACTGTTcttatgttttcagttttgcAGTGTGCCATGAGCAAGTCCAGGAGGAAAGTTAGCAAATGTGCAGACTTAAGCTGAAGGGTTCACAGTACAGGTTAAAGCCCGTATGCACTATTACTGGCTTTGCACCAGTTGTTTGGTGCATTTGCTGCTGTCTtgtatgtgtatgtatttgtTAACCATTGTTAAACACAGAGTTTCAGGCCTTCCCCTTTACTGAATACAAAACACGTTCCCCTAACCCACCCTTTAATTTTGAAATCCTTTGGCTGAGCTAGAAGGTGGTGAAAACATTCACAAAAATACCAAATAAGAATACAAAAAAGAGAATTActtgatttatttaaaaaaagaaagatcATCACTATTTGTTCCTATGACCTTTGACATTGCTCACAGTTTTCTCTAAAATGAACCCTTTTCACTTTCTTACCAAAGTTTATTGGCAACAGGATCAAGACAAATTTtgcctatagggagcctaaagcctaatttatactcctccgttagctccacgagggagagacacacacgcacagatgGAGACGTTTTGTTCTCGgaattctccgtctcctggggattgttgcgaagcaattccccaccaggacaacagtagtcgtagcacttttctgtggtatcctgtcatgtatccagtaTCCAGATAGTGCATTTAcaaatgtgtttttttgtatttaagagactttttaacatggactaatttatatataaatatcctcggctctttatgtttttgagagcgcaatggcggcgctgtcgaCGACAGCGACGTCCTGATCAATCACTAGCTTTCATTCTCTGTCTCgtttgatggatgtttagaaaatagaCCTCGAGTCCATCCGTCCTTGCgaacctgttggagagccctcgcaaggacggataatgacgTTGTGTATCTCCGTCccgacacagacggagaagtataaattatacTTAAGTCTCCTCCATTTCCGGTTGGCTCATAGGTCCCCGGAAGAACTTGAAAATCaagcaagtcaacagggctaaaagggctattttctaatctgctttgccttaggccctggattGCACATGTGTTGTGCTTCAATTTAaaagaaaagtaatgatgtgtgtttcgaccacaccagtcacgtacttagagatttatcagcttgtaaaaattcgtaattagcatgactacaaatcagacgtcggtacgtcgcatatgtgacgtcagcaCATAATCTCTccgctagcgtagctgctacttaccacatggtcaGATTTATAGTGGTTCTTTGATGTTTTACCACCAATCTTACACCTGAAACTAGTTTAAAAAATCTTTACTTTGGAAAGTCTTTATAATAACGGTAATAATCACAGTGGCATCTGGTGaatttgattt is drawn from Nothobranchius furzeri strain GRZ-AD chromosome 4, NfurGRZ-RIMD1, whole genome shotgun sequence and contains these coding sequences:
- the tmpob gene encoding thymopoietin b, with the translated sequence MAEFLEDPSVLTKDKLKNELTANNVPLPSGEHKKEVYVQLYLKNLTVLNNKKSPPADTFSSDEELPPPVVSNRSRSGRKATKKTDKPRSEDVEVTDLTDEELKQQLAKHGLDTGPVVASTRRVYEKKLQKLLDEPAAEPEAPTDVTTLPKADSNQNGNTNSDQYSDREDDEITVPEPEPVPVVEKPMRSRGNAPVTVRTSSRRQTKVVEEIIIEETPIKASKSVVEDILANEISTPTGISATCRRPIRGAAGRPLKPSEYWLDESRVQHSVRTETRAYSELFSQPSGSVSKAPARRGFLSVLLKLLLLVVVVGALCYIHQNLSADQINTLKGLLDAVIIPVQSAVETGATYLGLGAGAPKSPGN